From a single Vibrio tubiashii genomic region:
- a CDS encoding DUF3693 domain-containing protein, with the protein MYTNKLIEAYKEQMKYVQYKQIAHDLGVSPQMITEVRKGRTHLNENQILMLADVVGEDKEKALIGLAMDKAKTYEAQTLWNSIAKKFNGLGLSSISMICGTLVLTKLEAAKFALCILC; encoded by the coding sequence ATGTACACAAACAAGCTGATTGAAGCTTATAAAGAACAGATGAAATATGTTCAATATAAGCAAATAGCGCATGATTTAGGTGTAAGCCCTCAAATGATAACTGAGGTTAGAAAAGGACGAACACATTTAAACGAAAATCAAATACTTATGCTTGCTGATGTAGTTGGAGAAGATAAAGAAAAGGCTTTGATTGGGTTAGCGATGGATAAAGCGAAAACCTACGAGGCGCAAACACTATGGAATAGCATTGCAAAAAAGTTTAACGGGCTAGGTTTATCAAGTATTTCAATGATTTGTGGAACTTTAGTTTTAACTAAATTAGAAGCTGCTAAGTTCGCATTATGTATATTATGTTAA
- the ccoN gene encoding cytochrome-c oxidase, cbb3-type subunit I gives MSQEKQLEQNYNYTVVRQFTLVTILWGIVGMAVGVLIAAQLVWPQLNFDTPWLTYSRLRPLHTNAVIFAFGTSALFATSYYVVQRTCQTRLFGGPLVAFTFWGWQAIILAAAITLPLGFTSGKEYAELEWPIDIAIAVVWVSYAIVFFGTLITRRTSHIYVANWFFGAFIITVAVLHIVNSMAIPVSLGKSYSIYSGAVDAMVQWWYGHNAVGFLLTAGFLGMMYYFVPKQAERPVYSYRLSIVHFWALVSLYIWAGPHHLHYTALPDWTQSLGMVMSLVLFAPSWGGMINGIMTLSGAWHKLRYDPILRFLIVSLSFYGMSTFEGPMMSIKTVNALSHYTDWTIGHVHSGALGWVAMVSIGSVYHLVPRLFGQERMYSVGLINTHFWLATIGTVLYIVAMWISGVMQGLMWRAVNSDGTLTYSFVESVEASYPFYFVRFLGGFIFLAGMFLMAYNTYKTVTAPKDSLKAIPQPA, from the coding sequence ATGAGCCAAGAAAAGCAGCTTGAACAAAACTACAACTATACAGTCGTCCGTCAATTTACCCTTGTTACTATTCTTTGGGGCATTGTCGGAATGGCCGTTGGTGTTTTGATTGCCGCTCAATTAGTTTGGCCACAGCTAAACTTTGATACGCCGTGGTTGACGTACAGTCGCTTACGTCCTCTGCATACTAATGCGGTTATTTTTGCGTTTGGTACAAGTGCCCTATTCGCAACGTCTTATTACGTTGTTCAGCGCACCTGTCAAACTCGTCTCTTTGGTGGCCCTCTTGTCGCCTTTACCTTTTGGGGCTGGCAAGCCATCATTTTAGCAGCAGCGATTACTCTGCCATTGGGTTTCACCTCTGGTAAAGAATACGCAGAGCTAGAATGGCCAATCGATATTGCCATCGCAGTTGTTTGGGTTTCTTACGCTATCGTGTTCTTCGGAACATTGATAACCCGTAGGACCTCTCACATCTACGTAGCAAACTGGTTCTTCGGTGCCTTTATCATCACTGTTGCGGTTCTTCATATCGTAAACAGCATGGCAATCCCTGTATCTCTTGGTAAGTCTTATTCGATTTACTCAGGTGCGGTGGATGCAATGGTTCAGTGGTGGTACGGACACAACGCAGTAGGTTTCCTACTGACAGCTGGTTTCCTAGGTATGATGTACTACTTCGTGCCTAAGCAAGCTGAACGTCCTGTTTACTCGTACCGTCTGTCTATCGTTCACTTCTGGGCATTAGTATCTCTATACATCTGGGCTGGTCCTCACCACCTACACTACACTGCACTTCCAGATTGGACGCAGTCACTAGGTATGGTGATGTCACTGGTTCTATTCGCTCCGTCTTGGGGTGGTATGATCAACGGTATCATGACGCTATCTGGTGCTTGGCACAAACTACGTTATGACCCTATCCTACGTTTCCTAATCGTATCTCTATCGTTCTACGGTATGTCTACGTTTGAAGGTCCAATGATGTCTATTAAGACAGTTAACGCACTGTCTCACTACACTGACTGGACTATCGGCCACGTACACTCTGGTGCACTAGGTTGGGTTGCTATGGTATCTATCGGTTCGGTATACCACTTAGTCCCTCGCCTATTCGGTCAAGAGCGTATGTACTCTGTTGGTCTAATCAATACTCACTTCTGGTTAGCAACTATCGGTACAGTTCTATACATCGTTGCAATGTGGATCTCTGGTGTAATGCAAGGTCTGATGTGGCGTGCGGTTAACTCTGACGGTACGTTGACTTACAGCTTTGTTGAGTCAGTTGAAGCGTCTTACCCATTCTACTTCGTACGTTTCCTAGGTGGATTTATTTTCCTAGCAGGTATGTTCCTAATGGCATACAACACGTATAAAACGGTAACAGCGCCTAAAGATAGCCTTAAAGCTATCCCACAGCCGGCATAA
- the ccoO gene encoding cytochrome-c oxidase, cbb3-type subunit II — protein sequence MSSNSNNRHEIVERNVGLLAILIVFAISLGALVEITPLIFQKQTTEPVENLRPYTALEMEGRDVYIREGCNVCHSQMIRPFRSETERYGHYSVAGESVYEHPFLWGSKRTGPDLARVGGRYSDEWHRVHLIDPRELVPESNMPGFPWLEENVLDGKNTQKKLEIFRDQFGVPYTDEQIANASKDVEGKTEMDAIIAYLQSLGHAMK from the coding sequence ATGAGTTCTAATTCTAACAATCGCCACGAAATTGTTGAACGCAATGTCGGTTTACTCGCGATTCTTATCGTTTTTGCAATCAGCTTGGGTGCTCTTGTAGAGATCACTCCCCTGATTTTCCAAAAGCAAACGACTGAGCCTGTAGAGAACCTACGTCCTTATACAGCGCTTGAAATGGAAGGTCGTGATGTTTACATCCGCGAAGGTTGTAACGTATGTCATAGCCAGATGATTCGTCCATTCCGCTCTGAAACGGAACGTTACGGTCACTACTCTGTTGCTGGTGAAAGTGTATACGAGCATCCATTCCTGTGGGGCTCTAAGCGTACAGGTCCTGACCTAGCGCGCGTTGGTGGTCGTTACTCTGATGAGTGGCACCGTGTACACCTAATTGACCCACGTGAGTTGGTTCCTGAGTCAAACATGCCTGGTTTCCCATGGCTTGAAGAAAATGTTCTTGATGGTAAGAACACTCAGAAGAAACTTGAAATCTTCCGTGATCAGTTTGGTGTTCCATACACTGATGAGCAAATCGCAAACGCGTCTAAAGATGTAGAAGGTAAAACAGAGATGGATGCAATCATCGCTTACCTTCAGTCTCTTGGTCACGCAATGAAGTAA
- a CDS encoding cbb3-type cytochrome oxidase subunit 3 — protein MDIGTIHSIWTIVLFVSFLGVVWWAYGKSRKARFDEAANLVFADEQKAPEKEQGVTKQ, from the coding sequence ATGGATATCGGTACTATTCACAGTATTTGGACCATAGTTCTGTTCGTTAGCTTTCTAGGTGTGGTTTGGTGGGCTTACGGTAAGAGCCGTAAAGCACGCTTTGATGAAGCTGCAAACCTTGTTTTTGCTGATGAGCAGAAAGCGCCTGAAAAAGAACAAGGAGTGACTAAGCAATGA
- the ccoP gene encoding cytochrome-c oxidase, cbb3-type subunit III: MTTFWSLWIIIITVGTLVGCAALLFWCLKDKMGVEEGADMGHEYDGIRELNNPLPKWWTYLFVGTFVFAAIYLTLYPGLGNFKGVLGWQSSDQTVRSLEESKASIAKAQENKQLVQYAKELDDADTYFGEAFKKLAYVDGSTELRPIPEIAADSEAVKVGQRLFLQNCSQCHGSDARGQKGFPNLTDDAWLYGGEPQAIVTTVMQGRIGQMPGWKDALGEQGVKEVVSYTLSLSGRSVNAREAEAGKARFVVCAACHGTDGKGNPAVGAPDLTDQDWLFGGSRAEVTETVMNGRSGVMPAWKDILGEDKVQLVSAYVWSLSNSEQ; encoded by the coding sequence ATGACGACATTTTGGAGTCTTTGGATAATCATCATCACAGTCGGTACACTGGTCGGCTGTGCTGCGCTCCTTTTTTGGTGCCTTAAAGATAAAATGGGTGTTGAAGAAGGTGCAGATATGGGCCACGAATACGATGGTATTCGTGAACTAAACAACCCACTGCCTAAGTGGTGGACTTATCTGTTTGTTGGTACGTTTGTATTCGCAGCTATTTACCTAACTCTGTACCCAGGTCTAGGTAACTTCAAAGGCGTTCTAGGTTGGCAGAGTTCTGACCAAACAGTACGCTCTCTTGAAGAGTCAAAAGCGTCGATTGCAAAAGCGCAAGAGAACAAGCAGTTGGTACAGTACGCTAAAGAGCTAGATGATGCAGATACTTATTTCGGTGAAGCATTTAAGAAACTAGCTTACGTAGATGGCTCAACTGAGCTGCGCCCTATCCCTGAAATTGCAGCGGATAGCGAAGCAGTGAAAGTTGGTCAGCGTTTGTTCCTACAAAACTGTTCTCAGTGTCACGGCTCTGATGCTCGTGGTCAGAAAGGTTTCCCTAACCTAACTGATGATGCATGGCTATACGGCGGTGAACCACAAGCGATTGTTACGACTGTAATGCAAGGTCGTATCGGTCAAATGCCAGGTTGGAAAGACGCGTTAGGCGAGCAAGGCGTGAAAGAAGTTGTGAGCTACACGCTAAGCCTGTCTGGACGTTCTGTTAACGCTCGCGAAGCAGAAGCTGGTAAAGCTCGTTTCGTAGTGTGTGCAGCGTGTCACGGTACAGATGGTAAAGGTAACCCAGCAGTTGGTGCACCTGATCTAACTGACCAAGACTGGTTGTTTGGTGGTTCTCGCGCAGAAGTAACAGAAACAGTAATGAACGGTCGTTCGGGCGTAATGCCAGCTTGGAAAGACATTCTAGGCGAAGATAAAGTTCAGCTAGTTTCAGCTTATGTGTGGAGCTTAAGCAACTCGGAACAATAA
- a CDS encoding FixH family protein, producing the protein MEKPWYKQFWPWFILSLTVGVSILTLVRVAILTNHSVHLVTEDYYKKGKGINVDISRVNVTKELGLKASVHSEGSSVVIEFDKGQLEHYPAITAMFAHRTLPDHDFTKLVTSDARGVYRFTLDDALQGPWFVELTPHDEKWLIQGRIEFPTSAAVQLSN; encoded by the coding sequence ATGGAAAAGCCTTGGTATAAGCAGTTTTGGCCCTGGTTTATACTCTCCCTTACGGTTGGAGTATCTATACTAACTTTGGTTCGAGTGGCGATACTTACAAACCACTCTGTTCATTTGGTTACCGAGGATTACTATAAAAAAGGAAAAGGGATCAACGTCGATATTTCAAGAGTCAATGTGACCAAAGAGCTTGGACTCAAAGCTTCAGTCCACTCTGAAGGGAGCTCAGTGGTGATTGAATTTGATAAAGGTCAATTAGAACACTACCCAGCAATCACTGCTATGTTTGCCCACCGTACCCTTCCTGACCACGATTTCACTAAACTGGTAACTTCAGATGCGCGCGGTGTATATCGATTTACCCTTGATGATGCGCTTCAAGGGCCATGGTTTGTTGAGTTAACACCCCATGATGAGAAATGGTTAATCCAAGGCCGCATCGAGTTCCCTACGTCGGCAGCAGTACAACTATCTAACTAA
- a CDS encoding heavy metal translocating P-type ATPase codes for MCKSCYHCGEDVPANTDFKVEILGDMREMCCPGCETVAQTIVDSGLVSYYQYRTAPAEKADLVPEQLQALIHYDNDDVQSEFVRNSKDSSEVTLSLDGVSCAACAWLIEKQVSSKSGVLSIRVNTTTNRALLAWDKSQARLSEILSLIHQLGYKAAPFEADKQEAAYHQQMKQYLYRLGIAGLATMQVMMLAVALYLEVFGDLEPEFKNYFRWVSLIFATPVMLYSALPFYINAWRSLRSRTLGMDVPVSIAMIFAYCASLVATVTEQGEVFFESISMFAFFLLVGRFLEMRARRKAAAASGNLLKLIPAIANKLNGDQVPVKTLKVGDQIRVLPGEHIPADGKIIAGRVHIDESMLTGESLPVVKQVDDHVFAGTLNGEESFELEVTSSKADSMISNIVRLQDEAQLSKPKIAEIADIVARYFVAVILIIAAGTWFFWHSSRPDDAFWIMLSVLVATCPCALSLATPTALTCATSRMGNLGILLRKSHVFETLCKVNHLIVDKTGTLTHGDIEINEVEVNSDFSKDELLAVAASLESHANHPIARAFKPYADVNVTVSDVENVIGSGITGIYQNKQVKIGSAQFVLGEGQGSKANTVFLSIDGQHVASFGYRDPIRVETKEFIEKFQKSGVKVTLLTGDTKENADLVANQIGIEDVVAGAKPQDKLSYLQQVDSNDITMMIGDGINDAPTLAGAHLSVAMGGGADVAKASADMVLLGDRLDRILEARELALQTRKIIRENLAWSLGYNLLILPLAVAGFVAPYFAVVGMSASSIIVVSNSLRLLKEKGK; via the coding sequence ATGTGTAAATCCTGTTATCACTGTGGTGAAGATGTACCAGCCAACACGGATTTCAAAGTCGAAATTTTGGGCGACATGCGCGAGATGTGTTGCCCAGGTTGTGAGACGGTAGCTCAGACTATCGTCGACAGCGGCTTGGTCTCTTACTATCAATATCGCACTGCTCCTGCAGAAAAAGCAGACCTTGTCCCAGAGCAGCTTCAAGCACTGATTCATTATGACAATGACGACGTACAGTCTGAGTTCGTCCGCAATAGCAAAGACAGCTCAGAGGTGACGTTGTCACTTGATGGCGTCTCTTGTGCAGCCTGTGCATGGTTGATCGAAAAGCAAGTCTCTTCCAAAAGTGGTGTTCTGTCGATTCGAGTGAATACGACCACCAACCGTGCTTTATTGGCGTGGGACAAGTCTCAAGCAAGACTGAGTGAAATACTCTCTCTGATTCACCAACTTGGTTATAAAGCCGCACCTTTTGAAGCGGATAAGCAAGAAGCCGCCTATCACCAACAGATGAAGCAATACCTGTATCGTTTAGGTATTGCTGGTCTTGCGACAATGCAGGTGATGATGCTGGCTGTTGCGCTGTATCTAGAGGTATTTGGTGACTTAGAACCCGAGTTCAAAAACTACTTCCGCTGGGTCAGCTTAATCTTTGCGACACCAGTGATGCTCTACTCTGCTCTGCCATTTTATATCAATGCGTGGCGTAGTCTGCGCAGTCGCACTCTCGGCATGGATGTTCCTGTTTCTATTGCGATGATCTTTGCCTACTGTGCGAGTTTGGTCGCAACGGTGACCGAGCAAGGTGAAGTGTTCTTTGAGTCGATCTCAATGTTCGCCTTCTTCTTGTTGGTGGGTCGATTCCTAGAGATGCGCGCACGTCGTAAAGCCGCAGCGGCAAGCGGCAACCTGTTAAAACTGATCCCTGCTATTGCCAATAAACTTAACGGTGACCAAGTCCCTGTTAAAACGCTAAAAGTCGGTGACCAAATTCGCGTTTTACCGGGCGAGCATATCCCGGCGGATGGTAAGATCATTGCTGGCCGCGTTCATATTGATGAATCGATGCTGACAGGTGAATCTCTACCGGTTGTAAAGCAAGTTGACGATCATGTCTTCGCTGGCACGCTAAATGGTGAAGAGTCGTTTGAGCTTGAAGTCACCTCTTCAAAAGCAGACTCAATGATCTCTAACATTGTGCGCTTGCAAGACGAAGCTCAGTTATCAAAACCAAAAATTGCTGAAATAGCCGATATTGTTGCTCGCTATTTCGTCGCAGTCATTCTGATTATCGCAGCAGGCACTTGGTTCTTCTGGCACTCTAGCAGACCTGATGATGCGTTCTGGATTATGTTGTCAGTGTTAGTTGCAACATGTCCTTGTGCGTTATCTTTGGCGACGCCAACCGCATTAACTTGTGCGACGTCACGTATGGGTAACTTAGGTATTCTACTGCGTAAAAGCCATGTGTTTGAAACCTTGTGTAAGGTAAACCACCTGATTGTTGATAAAACCGGTACGCTGACTCACGGTGACATCGAAATCAATGAAGTTGAGGTTAACTCTGACTTTTCAAAAGATGAATTGCTAGCGGTTGCCGCTTCACTTGAATCTCATGCCAACCACCCTATTGCTCGTGCATTCAAACCTTATGCTGATGTTAACGTGACGGTATCTGACGTTGAGAATGTTATTGGTTCAGGCATCACAGGTATCTATCAAAACAAACAAGTTAAGATCGGTAGTGCCCAGTTTGTGTTGGGTGAAGGACAAGGTTCTAAAGCGAATACAGTCTTTCTTTCTATTGATGGACAACATGTCGCGAGCTTTGGCTATCGTGACCCTATTCGTGTTGAAACCAAAGAGTTTATCGAAAAATTCCAGAAATCGGGTGTAAAGGTGACCCTGCTAACTGGTGACACGAAAGAGAACGCTGATCTCGTCGCAAACCAAATCGGTATTGAAGATGTCGTAGCAGGAGCAAAACCTCAAGATAAGTTATCTTACTTGCAGCAGGTAGACTCCAATGACATTACTATGATGATTGGTGATGGCATCAATGATGCGCCAACGTTGGCCGGCGCGCACCTTTCTGTCGCTATGGGTGGTGGAGCTGATGTGGCGAAAGCATCGGCTGATATGGTGCTGTTAGGCGACAGGCTTGACCGTATTTTAGAAGCGCGCGAATTAGCGCTACAAACGCGCAAGATCATTCGAGAAAACCTTGCTTGGTCACTTGGCTACAATCTATTGATATTGCCTTTAGCAGTAGCAGGATTTGTTGCTCCATATTTTGCGGTTGTCGGTATGTCTGCGAGCTCAATTATTGTAGTATCTAACTCTCTGCGTTTGCTCAAAGAAAAAGGTAAATAG
- the ccoS gene encoding cbb3-type cytochrome oxidase assembly protein CcoS, whose product MESLYILIPIAIVLVCLAVAVFLWAVKSEQFEDLERQGHNILFDEDDHKENPPK is encoded by the coding sequence ATGGAAAGCCTTTATATCCTCATCCCTATCGCTATCGTACTGGTTTGTCTTGCGGTGGCAGTATTCCTTTGGGCTGTAAAAAGCGAACAGTTTGAAGATCTAGAGCGTCAAGGTCACAACATCTTGTTTGATGAGGATGATCATAAAGAGAACCCACCTAAATGA
- a CDS encoding sulfite exporter TauE/SafE family protein codes for MSPDWIGAFFIGLVGAGHCMGMCGGIASMLTIGQSQPSKFVPLFYNGGRLISYALIGAVIGGAVSSISEVSQLNNVLVWLRLAAALFMILLACYIGRWWHGLLYIEKLGQVIWRKVSPAGKSLLPLKSPLHALPFGFIWGWIPCGLVYSTLTWSAVSGSAINGALVMLAFGAGTLPAMLLVGHAATSLHKLQNSVIFRHIVAFTILIYGLYTAYGALSLLSISL; via the coding sequence ATGAGCCCTGATTGGATTGGGGCCTTCTTTATTGGTCTTGTTGGGGCTGGGCATTGTATGGGCATGTGTGGCGGTATTGCGTCCATGCTGACTATAGGCCAATCTCAACCATCAAAATTCGTCCCTTTGTTCTATAACGGTGGCCGTCTTATTAGCTACGCGCTCATTGGCGCAGTGATCGGCGGTGCGGTTTCTTCGATTTCAGAAGTGAGCCAGCTCAACAACGTATTGGTTTGGTTACGCCTAGCCGCAGCATTGTTTATGATCCTTCTCGCATGCTATATCGGTCGATGGTGGCATGGTCTGCTTTATATAGAGAAGCTTGGACAAGTGATTTGGCGCAAGGTCTCGCCTGCGGGAAAATCTCTGCTGCCGCTAAAATCTCCGCTACATGCGCTCCCATTTGGCTTTATTTGGGGCTGGATTCCATGTGGTCTAGTCTACTCTACTTTAACTTGGTCTGCAGTGTCTGGAAGCGCAATCAACGGTGCTTTAGTGATGCTGGCATTTGGCGCAGGTACATTACCAGCAATGCTGCTTGTTGGCCATGCGGCTACGTCGCTCCATAAGCTGCAAAATTCCGTCATATTTCGTCATATCGTCGCATTTACTATCTTAATTTATGGGTTGTACACGGCATATGGCGCACTTAGTCTCTTATCAATTAGTTTATAG
- a CDS encoding FNR family transcription factor yields MISEKPATKRIQSGGCAIHCQDCSISQLCIPFTLNESELDQLDQIIERKKPIQKGQELFKAGDELKSLYAIRSGTIKSYTITEQGDEQITAFHLAGDLVGFDAITGDLHPSFAQALETSMVCEIPYEILDDLSGKMPKLRQQIMRLMSNEIKGDQEMILLLSKKNAEERLAAFLYNLSTRFSQRGFSPREFRLTMTRGDIGNYLGLTVETISRLLGRFQKSEILSVKGKYITILDHDALMELAGVSTES; encoded by the coding sequence ATGATTTCTGAAAAGCCTGCAACAAAGCGTATTCAATCAGGTGGTTGTGCGATCCACTGCCAAGATTGTAGTATCAGCCAGCTTTGTATTCCGTTTACGCTAAATGAATCTGAACTCGATCAGCTTGATCAAATCATCGAGCGTAAGAAGCCAATCCAGAAAGGACAGGAATTGTTCAAGGCCGGAGATGAACTAAAGTCTCTTTACGCGATTCGTTCAGGAACAATCAAGAGCTACACAATCACTGAGCAAGGTGATGAGCAGATTACTGCTTTCCACTTAGCGGGTGACTTGGTAGGTTTTGACGCAATTACTGGCGACCTTCACCCTAGCTTCGCTCAAGCGCTGGAAACATCGATGGTATGTGAAATTCCATACGAAATTCTAGACGACCTATCAGGCAAAATGCCTAAGCTTCGTCAGCAGATCATGCGTTTGATGAGCAACGAAATCAAAGGTGACCAAGAAATGATCTTGCTGCTTTCTAAGAAGAATGCAGAAGAGCGCTTGGCTGCTTTCCTATACAACCTTTCTACTCGTTTTTCACAGCGTGGCTTTAGCCCGCGCGAATTCCGTCTTACCATGACTCGTGGTGATATCGGTAACTACCTTGGTTTAACGGTAGAAACGATCTCTCGTCTACTTGGTCGATTCCAGAAATCAGAGATCTTAAGTGTTAAGGGTAAATACATTACTATTCTTGACCACGATGCGCTGATGGAACTGGCAGGCGTCTCAACAGAATCGTAA
- the uspE gene encoding universal stress protein UspE, with product MSIYNKILVVADINKDEQPALARAMQLAAKSRSPSRVTFFLSIYDFSYDMTSMLSIDERDAMRRGVIQQREQWMRKIAKEYINDEIEFDVRVVWHNRPYEAIIAEVFAGEHDIVIKGTRKHDVLESVIFTPTDWHLLRKCPCPVLLIKNTEWPADASVLASVHVGSENETHLGLNDAMVEQLNSLTERLGAKPYLVNAYPVTPANITIELPEFDPATYTDAVRGHHLTAMKALRQKHGYDEDQTVVEQGLPEDVIPDAAEKLNAAMVIIGTTGRTGLSAVFIGNTAEHVIDKINCDVMALKPQGYISPLDPKTAI from the coding sequence ATGAGTATTTACAATAAGATTTTAGTCGTTGCTGACATTAACAAAGACGAACAGCCAGCGCTTGCGCGAGCGATGCAGTTAGCCGCAAAAAGCCGATCGCCTAGTCGAGTAACTTTCTTCCTCTCTATCTATGACTTCTCTTACGATATGACGTCTATGCTGTCGATTGATGAGCGCGATGCGATGCGCCGTGGCGTGATTCAACAGCGTGAACAGTGGATGCGCAAGATCGCCAAAGAGTACATCAATGATGAGATTGAGTTTGATGTTCGTGTTGTATGGCACAACCGCCCTTATGAAGCGATTATCGCAGAAGTGTTTGCAGGTGAGCATGACATCGTGATTAAAGGAACGCGTAAGCATGACGTACTTGAGTCTGTCATCTTTACTCCAACCGATTGGCACTTGCTCCGTAAATGCCCTTGTCCTGTATTATTGATTAAGAACACAGAATGGCCAGCGGATGCGAGTGTTCTTGCCTCTGTGCATGTCGGATCAGAAAACGAAACCCACTTAGGCTTGAATGATGCCATGGTTGAGCAACTAAACAGTTTAACCGAACGTTTAGGCGCTAAGCCTTATCTAGTTAACGCCTACCCTGTGACTCCTGCGAACATTACGATTGAGCTTCCTGAGTTTGATCCTGCTACTTACACAGATGCGGTTCGTGGTCATCACCTTACAGCCATGAAGGCGCTACGCCAGAAACATGGTTATGATGAGGACCAAACCGTGGTCGAGCAAGGCCTACCAGAAGATGTGATTCCAGATGCTGCCGAAAAGCTAAACGCAGCAATGGTGATTATCGGTACTACAGGTCGTACAGGGTTGTCAGCTGTGTTTATTGGTAATACCGCAGAACATGTGATTGATAAGATCAATTGCGATGTGATGGCGTTGAAACCGCAAGGCTACATAAGCCCTCTTGATCCCAAGACCGCGATTTAA
- the ttcA gene encoding tRNA 2-thiocytidine(32) synthetase TtcA produces the protein MNQKDTRKETLEFNKLQKRLRRNVGNAITEYNMIEEGDVVMACISGGKDSFAMLDILLNLQKAAPIKFEVVAVNLDQKQPGFPEHILPDYFETLNIPYYIVDKDTYSVVKEKVPEGKTTCGLCSRLRRGTLYSFAEKIGATKLALGHHMDDIVETMFLNMFHGSRLKAMPPKLRSDDGRNVVIRPLTYCREKDLIKYAEHKDFPIIPCNLCGSQENLQRQSIKAMLIDWDKKTPGRVEAIFKSIQNVSPSQLADKELFDFVNLPLDREGSREEYEFSEATVSSTNIDESMFIDVTNI, from the coding sequence ATGAATCAAAAAGATACACGTAAAGAAACCTTAGAATTCAACAAACTTCAAAAGCGTCTGAGAAGAAATGTTGGAAATGCTATTACAGAATACAACATGATCGAAGAAGGCGATGTTGTAATGGCATGTATCAGTGGCGGTAAAGATTCATTTGCGATGCTTGATATTCTGCTCAACCTACAGAAAGCAGCACCGATCAAGTTTGAAGTCGTCGCGGTTAACTTAGACCAAAAGCAACCAGGATTCCCAGAGCACATCTTGCCAGACTACTTCGAAACGCTGAACATTCCTTACTACATCGTAGATAAAGATACTTACTCAGTGGTAAAAGAAAAGGTTCCTGAGGGCAAAACAACTTGTGGTCTTTGCTCTCGCCTGCGTCGCGGTACTTTGTACTCATTTGCAGAAAAAATCGGCGCAACCAAGCTTGCACTTGGTCACCACATGGATGACATCGTAGAAACCATGTTCCTTAACATGTTCCACGGTTCACGTTTAAAAGCGATGCCACCTAAGCTGCGTTCAGATGATGGTCGAAATGTGGTAATTCGTCCTTTGACTTACTGTCGTGAAAAAGATCTGATCAAATACGCGGAACACAAAGATTTCCCTATTATTCCATGTAACCTTTGTGGCTCTCAGGAGAACCTGCAGCGTCAATCGATCAAAGCAATGCTAATTGATTGGGATAAGAAGACGCCAGGCCGAGTAGAGGCAATCTTTAAATCAATTCAGAATGTCAGCCCAAGCCAGCTTGCAGATAAAGAGCTGTTTGATTTCGTCAATCTTCCATTAGACCGAGAAGGCAGTCGTGAAGAATACGAGTTTAGTGAAGCGACTGTCTCGTCAACCAACATCGACGAATCTATGTTTATCGACGTTACAAACATCTAA